The Lactuca sativa cultivar Salinas chromosome 2, Lsat_Salinas_v11, whole genome shotgun sequence genome includes the window TAGTTTGGAGGGAAGGTTGTAGATCCAAAATCTCTTCACTTATTGCAGTctctttgaggtatcaagtttgaaccTTAGCTTATAGATGTTTGGATCTCCTTATTTCACGcttttggtcctttttgggttgatGATGGAGTAAATTCGTTTTGAGGACTTGTCatttcagatctaagcttatctTGAACtccttgagcataaaggtgcaagctttatgaaaACAGTTGGTTCCATGCATGCATTAAATCAGTTCTTAAGCTTAAGAGTTTCATTTACGCATGCATAaacgtaaagttggaaagtttatgtGGTTTTCCAGCTCAAGGAGGTCAGATCATGGTTCCAAGGCTCTATCTTCATGGTCTAGGTGCTCATTGCTTAAACCTTTGCTCTATCAAGTCTTATGGTTGGGTTTTGGACCCTTTTTGATAGTCCCTAAGGGTAAAGTGGGAAACTTTACCATTCTAAGTCTCATTTTGGGTTAGATCTGAGATTGGGAGCTCTTAGAGTCGAAGAAAGCAACTTAATGTGTTAAGTTGTGGGACTCAGGAAAACACGGCGTGGTTGCTAGCTAACTTGACATGTTGGCTGGGATTTTCCCATCTGTAAGAATAAAGGAGAAACACGGTGTGGCCAAGGAGAAACACGGCGTGTTGGgtaaacatggattgttgaccttgacttttgacCTTTTTCGTTGACCTAGTTTGACCTAATAGGGAGTATCGAGTTATCTTGAGTTGTATCTAAGGATTTGTTCTTACTAGGTGATAGGTAGAGCTTGTATTCGGAGCCCAAACCTATTCAGCTATTGTCTAAATTCGGAGGTGAGTTTCTTCACTgggtttagtgggtcgaagggacCAATTCCATcccatgtttatgctatgttagtatgctagctgtctacgtgactcttgcatgtgttatgtgcttatatGCTTACCGGGCTAGGGCCCGATGTTGGGCGGGGACCGGTGACCACTctgtatgctatgtatctttgtgattattgcatgtgtatgtgtttacttgatatatgttatatttataCTCGACGGGGATCAATCAATTtaccgagcggggcccgatgccggacggGGTCCGATATTGGGCGAGGCCTGATGACAAGGTTGGACCCATTATCTGTTTATGTATTATATATGGTATGTattattttggggagctcactaagctttgtgtttatgatttttAGTTTCGTTTCAAGTAATTTCGGTTCTAAGGGGAATGACTCGGGTTGACTGATTCACACACACCATATGGATTCTGTTTATGtgacatactctgatttttatgttGTTTGACATATTTATTCTATCGGGTTGTATGAACAATGTTTTGGAATACTGTTTCTACttgaattaaaatgaaaattttcaatcatatttttgggatgttttagTCTCATTGGTGTTTTGGCACAACCTTGGCAATAATAACCTTATTTCCACACTATTATTTTAACAAAATGGTGGATTAGTGATGGATATCTCTAATTATAAGATTATAGTTTATTTTTCTCTCTTTGTAATTATACTATTCACAGTTCTTTGCTGACATTTTAATTTGATATAATTTATTTTCCATTCAAACTCTAcgaatttatattattttatttcgtCTATGATCAATTAAACATTAAGTATCAATGGTAAAAAAAACTACTTATggtcatttttttttatcataatgaACTATGTATTTTTAGACACATTATAAAATAGAAAAGTGACAGTATAATACTTATATCCACAAATTAATTTCTTTTACcatgaaaaattttcattttcgacAAACATAAGAATTAAACCGTAACCATGAAATAGTAAGTcatatgtttttttcttttttcacgaTGATTGTTTACTTTTAGTCACATATAAAAATTTAGACCGTAACCATGCAACATTTGtagtttaagtttttttttttcattaaaccgTAATCATATAATACTTATAATTCTCACTTTTTCTTTTTCCTAAATTGATAAAGGTctcatgtattttttttatgattattaatattttttttacttttttggaaagggaacttccctaacgagggtttccgggccagctttcgcgcaccgactaatcccccgtTGCAAACATAAAGCTTTGCCTCATGCCCTGGAAtcactgcaggcgaacctccatggTCACAAGGGCTGAGTGGTGCCAGGATTTGAACATGgggtcaataggttatccacaATATCTTTCACATGCCTTACCAAGttaccacaacccaagtggttattttttttttacttataatCAACTATGAAATGAATAAATAATCCACAAAACAATTTGATAGTGACCATtaaatacatacaagtattttttcaatgatgattatgttttatttttggacatagataaaatcataaaaagtaataataaattatttataatgacaaatatatttttttataaatatgatttatgttttagacacgcATAACAAGTTTAACAGTGGCTataacatttttttctttttttcatgaTAAATACATACATAATAAATTAAACATAACCATAAAAAACTTATAATTATTTGTTTTGTTGCTTTTAATAGGTGTGCAATAAACAATGCCGTATGGACACACAAATAACTAATGTGGCCATATATTACTTTTTAGCTACACTACATTCAAATGTCAATATTTGTTCCATGTACAACCGCATATACATTTACTTCGTGTGACCATATAATAATCTATCGTCTCTTATAAAAACCATCATAATTTTTTACCATATATCTAATAAATTTGTTGCGGTTTGGTCATATTGTTCCAATGTGGCTAATAATTGTCACATTCGTTATTATGTTTAAATGTGTCTAAAGATTTTAACTATATTAAGTTTGGCTAATAAATGTCACAGGTGGGCTATTATTTTTTTTTCCGTGATAGAGAGATTGCAAAATTTATGTACGtatataataaaagaaaaaaagaattgtgtgaaaaataatgttttgaaatggtAAATTTATAGGTtacttttaaaattttgatattttttctTTTATACCTATTAGCTGTTGGAAACCGTTAGTCTAAACATCAAAGAACGGATAAATTAATGTCTCTCGCTTGTTATTGGGTGTGATCGACCATGGTGTCTACAAAGCCCACCACGAGCATTCCACAAAAGAAGAATGGGGAAGGTGTGCACGGGATGGTCTTATATTGGAATGCACATGCAATTAATTTCTCTCATAATTACACACATGTCGACCCTTTGAAGCTTGTAATTCTTTAGTTCTTGCTTTGTAACTACATTCTTTACTTGTTGATCTTTCTCTATGGTCTCCTCCGCGTTGGTTTTTTTCCATATTATCAGTTTCCCCATAGATCTTGGTGTTAGTTGCTCTTCGATTGtatatttataatatttaaatgttGTTTTCCCATATTCGTTGGTACTTCCTAACATAAGAGATGTTTATTACGACTTAATATTAATGATTGATTTTGTTGTTGATCATAAtgatttggtattgaattttttTGTTGCTATTATTCTACCTCACCCCTTCAAACAAGTATCATAAATATAATGAAAtgataaaacaatatataaaTTATTACTCAAAGAATAATTTTAAATACAATGTAATGACAAACCATATGAAGATGACTACATGAGAAATCTTCTCTCTAGAACAAGAAATACCCTATGAAGGTTACTCCAGTCCCAACTAGAATAAACGGTGAATAGACATAATTGGAAGCAGCAGCTGACGGTGTTACGGTGGGACGACTCCCTTGATTGGTAGTGTCCACACCGGTAGATGGTGGCGATAAGTCTGGTGTCATATCAGATTGTGGTGCCAAAGTTGGTGTTGTTTTTGATTCAGGTGCTGAGGTTGGTGTCATCGTCTCTTGTACAGTAGAACTACTTCCTGGAGATGGAGCTGGCCCTATCCATTTCAAAACAAGCAATAACTATTCTGAATGGGTTGATACACAAGCCTAAAAGAAGCGTTTTAAGAGAACATTGAAATGACTATTACCTGCCGAAGAAGGAATAGGAGCTGCTGCAGCAGCTGCAAATTTTGAAATGAAAACATAAATGGTAAGAAAAAATCACGACAGATTCTTATACAAACGATACTTTTGTTGAAAGGAAAATGTTGTTGTATCAATATACGAACCTTTACACTGAAGAGGCACACCGGGCATGCGACATGCACGTGGCAGAGAGATGGCAAGGGTCTGGTTGATGGGAATTTGGAAGGGTACGCTGCCTGTAACAATTAGGCAGAGACAATCTGTGCCACTACTTGTGATGGATTTGAGAGAATTGCAACAATCGGAGGTTGGTGTAGAACTTCCGTTTGTGGTGCTATTGGTTATGAAGTTCAAACATGGAGTGAAGGTAGTTATCATTGATGGGGTGCATGGAGTGTTAATTTGAGTGTAAACAGGTGCCACCACATAACATAATGCCAGAGCTAAGGTCAGAATTAAGCATCGGAAAGCCATATTTAGGATCAAGTTTTGGTTTGTGGCTGGAGATGGATTGTATTGATAGGGTGAAggaaaacaaagaaaacaaagaaaTTTATAGATGGAAGAATTTTGAACCGAGTGAGAAGGTGGTTATGTAGTTCAACTAACTTCAACAATTATGTGTCTTTAATGATCAAAgcttttgacttttttttattaaattattggtTCGTTAGATTTGGTAAGCCACCTAAAACcggtaatttatttaaaaaacaaaactaaatACATCTTACAGATCATAATATATGCCTTATGCCATATTTTGAAGTCAAAGTTAAATACAAACTAGGGAATGAATAACAAGCCACTCTAGCTTCAAGATATCATCATGCCCTATTAAATGtgacaataaaaatatattaagagAGATGAATtatgattttatttatatttagaaATTATAAATTAGAAGATTTGCGTTTTTTTTTCTTCTGTTGCCACCTCCTGCAATGTAGCATTTAGTCCCACGTAACAAACACTCCACAACAACCAGATCGAGGTGATGGATGAAAACCACATCATCCGAAACAAAAAGATGAATATTTTTCaagaataataaaatcaaatttctaTAATCAGATGAATAAACAAAGCTTTATACACACCGTTTCAAAGTCAAGTGAGTATAAATCATTCAAAGATTAAGACTTTGAAGTTCCTCCAAATACAAGAACCAATTTATCCTCATTAAGAGCTGCAACATGATTACATCTACCAGGTCCCCTAAAACGTCAGCATATATATTTTATCACATTGCTCTaaaaaaagtcaataaaagttttatttttatatataaaaacagTGCAATGAAGAGGAAGGAAGACATGTGAGTGACTTCCCATGGTTtatccatctacccatgtttgtgaaagggtttaggtcatttttggtcacttaatttGTAGTTTCgagctcatttggtcacttaactttttttaagttttaaacggtcatcaaacttttggttttgttctcatttagtcacttaacttttggtttggtcatatttagtcacctaacttttaaaattgtgctcatttggtcactaaacttttaatttttttcaaaagtttagtgactaaatgagcagaattttaaaagttaggtgactaaatgagcacaaatctaaaaattatgtgaccaaaccaaaagttaagtgactaaatgaacacaaagtcaaaagtttgatgaccttttaaaacttaaaaagagttaagtgaccaaatgagcacaaaatcaaaagttaagtgaccaaaaatgacctaaaccctttgtgaaaagacataaatacctggattttttttttaaaattggtaccaaaataaaaataaaaataaaatagaataaataacctTGGAGGGTCAGCCTCACTAAGCTCCAAGAGAAGGCCATTTTTCTTCAGAAATAGATCCAAATTCTCCTGTATTTATATTTTACAACTAGGTGggagacccatgtattatattggtttattttaaaaaaaatatatgaaattttaacaatttgagaagtttgaatttataagaaaaataaaaaaaattaattattaaaattaataaagctttaatacattgaatacaatacatatataaactttttttaataaataacttacatatatattatcttacatattaaaagtgaaattttaatttaataaaatgaaaaatacaataaaatgacaagtggaaaatagaaaattctaaaattctaaaaaatgttatgtgtccaaatgaatgagaagaggacatgtggcaaaaatatttttatttattaagaagGATATGGATTTGATGTCATTAATTTATtggttaaaaataaaattatttcatCCTACTCACTCCATATTATGTGATATAACACCAGATTTGATAGAATCTTGAATTGGTGTGTACTCGACCCATATAGTATGTGAATTTTCACATAGTTGCATCTgcaaattagaaaataaaaatctattatatatatatatatatatatatatatatatatatatatatatatatatatatatatatatatatatatatatatatatatatatatatatatatatatatatatatatatatatatatatatatatatcagtttaatgattaaaaaacaaaaaaaaagacaaGAATCAAGATTCAATGGAAGAACCTAGTATAAGATTTCTGCTTCAGAAAGAGCAAGAACTGTGTGACTGATCAAGAATACAGATACTGCATAGCCAGCTTATACAGGGAGTTCATGAGGTGCAATCACCCACTGCACACCATTCTAAAAACCTCTCATAGATCAAACCACTAACTCTAGTTACCCAAAATCGAATCTTCCAACATTTTTATCAATGAAATTCTCTTCCTCGATGTCGAAACCCCCAATCTTTTgatcattttttttaatcttcTTCTTTTGTTGATCACCATCCTTTTTTGACTTTTGTTCTTGATCTCGGGTCAATGGCGTCGACTTTGGTACACTTATGTCATTGATAAGCCTTTCTTTAGTATTTCTAGCATCGCAAAGAATTGGCAAATCAGATAATTAAGATATCAGACACGAAACCAGTACAGATATggacatatcgagatttatagacatatatgataaaaaaaaaaaaaggaaaatcatTACCTAATCGGAGAGTTGTCGGCGGTGGAGATTAGATATCGGAAGCTAAGTCGATAAGGGTGGCGGCGGTGTTCGGAGAGCTGCTGGCGGTGGCTAGAGAGAAGAAGATGGGGGATGAGAAGAAATTGTGATGACTGCATCTTCTGTGATTGGAGAATTGGTCGATTTCTTGAATTTGTTGTTGCACTCTGATCGCCGCCACTTTTCAGATAAAACCTAAAAAATGAGTAAGCTAAATGTAGTAAATCAAGAGAAATTAAAAAAGATGGATATGTAAGATCAA containing:
- the LOC111920746 gene encoding non-specific lipid transfer protein GPI-anchored 20, which encodes MAFRCLILTLALALCYVVAPVYTQINTPCTPSMITTFTPCLNFITNSTTNGSSTPTSDCCNSLKSITSSGTDCLCLIVTGSVPFQIPINQTLAISLPRACRMPGVPLQCKAAAAAPIPSSAGPAPSPGSSSTVQETMTPTSAPESKTTPTLAPQSDMTPDLSPPSTGVDTTNQGSRPTVTPSAAASNYVYSPFILVGTGVTFIGYFLF